The Papaver somniferum cultivar HN1 unplaced genomic scaffold, ASM357369v1 unplaced-scaffold_7853, whole genome shotgun sequence genome contains the following window.
CAGGCTGTGGAGGTGGGGAAGAAGATTTAGTGGCGGATGGTGGATATGGTAAGTTGTCCGTCAATCGGTTTTTATTTTTAGTTGTTGGGTGATTTCATTGTTGGGTGTAAATAAAAAGTCAAGAGATGATATTTAGGATACATTAAAATTTATATGGGTGGTATATAGGATTATTGGGGATAAGATTTTATGTGGATGGGAAATAGAACAATtggggatgggaaatagggaaaaccaCTCTTATTACGCTAATTACTAACATTTCAGTAGTGTAAATTTTAAAGCTAAGTTATATTACTCATATTCGACATTTACTTATTTTCGTTTATATCTTTTTTGAATATGCAAATCCATCTGCATCCAATCCGCCATTCGCGGGTGTCAAATCCGTCGGGTAATGGTTTGAATGTAGATGAAAATCTCAAATCCATCTTTTGGACGGATTGGACGCTGGTGATACCAAATATCCATCCACCCATGCGTTGCTCACCCCTAGGTAAAGGAGAACATGAGTATTGCGTATTGAGCGTGATATTTTCAAACAAATGTGGAGTAATACAGAGTTTCCATAAGAATCCTAATTTGGGGCATACTGGGTGATGATACCATCCAATGGAAGCTGATAAGGGGTGTTCTAATGATATTCAAGTTACCGTTCCGCCCTTGTAAAATCAAAATTAGCCTAATATACCCTTCATCCAAATTATAACCACCCTTTCACTAACCTATTTTAATTAATCACCCTATTAGTTAGGTTTTATTTAACTCCTTCCAGGTTGGGTAAATAAAACTCACCGTCTTGTTTCTTCCCGTTCCTCTTCTAATTCCAACAACCTACTTATGTTGGCACCACTGCAACACCTTATATATAAATACCGTCACTAGTAGGACATCTTGATTCTTATAATTACTCAGGTATTGTTCTAACGACCCAGTAACGACTTTATCCCCAATACGAGAAGAGCGAGAATTGTAATGAGTGAAGAATCCGCTAATTAAACTTTTTAATTTATTGGATTTTACTATTAATGTGAGGGAAACGTTTTAAATGGAAAATGACGATTAGGTTTtcacattttttttaattgtatttTAATCGGTAAATAGGTTTCACTGTTTTCAATTAAGTTTTCATCCCCGGTGGTTTTATATTAAAAGAAATGATTCGTTTTTATGTCCATACTATGCCCCATTCCTTACAATAAGTTGTGGGTAAGTTTCATAGTTCAATATTCAAGCTTGATGAAAATGGTGATTTCGTTGATAATTTATTTTTAACGTGATAAGTTTGGTGGTTaattatgaaaaataagaaagtaagttttatatATCCTATTTAAAAAGAGTTATACAAAATCTGGGTTGTGAAGTTGGGATGGGAACCAGGGAAAGTGGGGatgggaaataggtaaaaccactAATTAAACGTTAAACGAATTAACTACTTTTAAATAATCACCCATACTAATTAGCAGTTACACTAACTAATCACCCCGCTAATTAATTAACTGTTTTTAAGAAAAGTTTAAAAAGTTCGAACACAAACTCGTtatcttcttctcaaaaaaaatcaatattcctCCACCAAAATCAATTTCAACTGCAATATGAGACCTCGTTATAAGCAATGTGCCAGAGGTAAGAAACCTGATCTGAGAATTGGATTGTTAACAACCCAACCTAGGTTTTAGGTAAAAGAGGAGTTGAAGAGGAAATCAGATTGAATGATGTTGGAGTGCGAAAAATGGACCCTAAAACTTTGAAAATGTACATCTAAAGGTACTTCTCACACACCCATGACTTGCTAGAATGTGATGAATTCGAGAAATCAACATGTTTTTGGTAGTTACAAAGAATTTTTTGGCTGATAAATTGCATCCaaacatcattttttttcttgatattAAAAACAATTCGACTGGAAGGTTACTTACCTTTAAAATTTCGTATCAGTGGAACTTATGTACTTGTGAATACGAAGGTTATCTTGTTTAGGCGTTTAACAATTAGTATTCTTATTATCAATCAAAGTTTTTTCCTTTAAGCTGAAAGCTATCATTACAGTGTTCGATTCATTTTTTGATATATCGGGTTACTTCTATCGTTGTATGGGTAGTAACTTGCTATTTTTTTCCGAAATGCATTTGTATAAGTCAAACATGTAATAGgtgaattataattgtttttagttGAATCATATATTTTTTGGAGAATTAAGTGGGGTGTGTGGTTTTTTTATCACCCATCGGGGAAACTTCAAAGAGAAGTTTAAAAGGAAAACAATGGAAGTAACTCCTTCTAATAACTAAATTCAGGTAAGAAATGAACCAAAGCCAATGAAAAAAGACTAATCAGGTGGGTCCCGATGAATTTCCTAACAACATCAATATTTATTTAAAATCCAAAGAAACGTAAACAATTTACTATTTGCATTTCTCTATGCTAGCATTTTCTACCATtctatttttacttttcttttattttaggtaGTGACCAAATGCAACATTAGTTTTGGCCGTTTACAACCTACAATTTTGGAACAAAATACTTATTATTAACCTTAGAGGGTGGGTGATAAATCCCACAGTTACACTTCTTTATTGATAACCGACCGTCTTCTAATCGTTCTTCTCTATCTtctgattttttttataaattttttctTGAAGCATCAAATTAGTGAGGTTGCCAATTAATGATTGCTCTCTTAGAATAAGCCTGCAACTATTTCTTCAACTACTTCAAACTACAAAAATAAACTTCaattgaaggaaaaaaagaataaaaaaaaataacccaAGCCCTAACCTAATTTAATCCGATTGTTGGTACTGTTGTAATAAAAATGACATATTTGAAGAAAACCAATTaatgtttgtatatatatttaaaatTTGGGTTTAAAGTTCAAAGGCTATATTAAAGTTTAAAACTCAAAGAGGTCTATTACCTACAAGCCCAGTTAGTtatgaaaagaaagagaaaaatcccCTCATCCGATGCTAACGGGTTTCAAACTCTGGCCGACAGCTTTGTCACATCTGCAAGAATGTCACTATACCGCGACCATATACCCCAATTTGTATATAAATATGTGAGTAATTCTTTGTATGATTCTACAAGAATGAAATTATATAATCTCATTTGTTGCTGATATCTATGTGACTATGTATGTAGAAAGCCTTCTTTTGTAATTGCTGACTGGATACGGAATTGACTATCGACCCATTAGTTCATtatgaaccatcaaatttcatgaTGGTATGATAGTGACCATTAGTTCATCATGAACCATCAGAACTCAAAATAGTACAACAACAGTAGAGAAAaataggatgatgatgatgatggaggtTGTTTTGTTCACTTAACAAGCGTAGAAAAGACGCCGGCCCATCTACATTTACAGTCCAGCCCAAAATATTACTTCAAAATAGTCACGCCTTCACAAATCTGGAGCCTTCTTTCTCTCTGAGCTGCTCGCAGTGTTTCTTCTTCGCCGAATTTACTGAATTTCCAGCCACAAATCAGTCTACTCCGAGTAAAAATCGAACACGGgtatgtagattttcctttttgTCATTCAAATTTCGTAATTAGAAGTTTCAATTCAATTTTACGGaagaaaaaccccaaattttgcCCTAAATTTTGATTTTACAATGtcatctccttgttcaactccaaAGAAACGCCTAAAATCGAAACATACAAAACCCAATTCTCCTTCAATTCCATTACTGAAGGAGCCATCACCAGGATTTTTTCCTACAAAACAAGAAATCATAAATTTACTTGGAGTCATCACTATTGCAATCGCTGTTGCTGTTACCTTTAATTACATTGCCACCAATCTCAATTGCCAACCAAAACCCTATTGTGATAGTATTGATAGAGTAGTGTCAGATGATTATTCTTTATTATCAGATGATTTGTATTGCGAGCCGTGTCCTGAGAATGGAGAATGTGTTGATGGGAATCTGGAATGTGTAAGTGGGTATAAGAAGCAGGGAAGGTTGTGTGTTGAAGATGGGGAAATTAGCCAAATAGCTAAGGAGCTTTCTAAATGGATTGAGGTTCGTGTTTGTGAAGCGGCTGTTGGGTGTTTGTGTGATGGGATTGGGGAAGTTTGGGTTCAAGAGGCTCAAGTATTCAAGGAAATTGCGGATAAACAAGATTTGAAAAGGAAGTTGGGGTTAAAGAATGATGACTCTTATGTGCTTACAAAACAAAAGGCAATGGAGTCGGTTGATAGAttgttagaaacaaggaaaaattTGCAGGGTAGGGTTAAGGAATTGAAGTGTCCTGATGCACTAGTGGAGCATTATAAGCCACTGTTCTGCTATGTGCGTCATTGGGTCATAAAGAATGCATTCTACTTAGTCCCAGTTTGTGCTTTGATTGGAGGATTGATGACTAGTTTTGTTTGGTTACTTGGCAAAGTTCGTCGGAGGCGGTATCTGTCAAACAGAGTTGAAGAGCTTTACGAGCAGATTTGTGACATTCTTCAAGAGAAAGCGGTGATGGCAAAGAGTGCTTTTACTGGTGAAGGTGAACCCTGGGTCGTTGCGTCTTGGTTACGAGATGACCTCCTCTTGCCAAGGGAAAGGAAAGATGCGCTGTTATGGAAAAAGGTTGAGGA
Protein-coding sequences here:
- the LOC113344517 gene encoding uncharacterized protein LOC113344517, with protein sequence MSSPCSTPKKRLKSKHTKPNSPSIPLLKEPSPGFFPTKQEIINLLGVITIAIAVAVTFNYIATNLNCQPKPYCDSIDRVVSDDYSLLSDDLYCEPCPENGECVDGNLECVSGYKKQGRLCVEDGEISQIAKELSKWIEVRVCEAAVGCLCDGIGEVWVQEAQVFKEIADKQDLKRKLGLKNDDSYVLTKQKAMESVDRLLETRKNLQGRVKELKCPDALVEHYKPLFCYVRHWVIKNAFYLVPVCALIGGLMTSFVWLLGKVRRRRYLSNRVEELYEQICDILQEKAVMAKSAFTGEGEPWVVASWLRDDLLLPRERKDALLWKKVEELVQEDSRLDQYPKLVRGESKVVWEWQVEGSLSSSRSRTKGKGSKQTPNGRLPNSPASIQTPSGRLPNSHVHIAASN